Proteins from one Mixophyes fleayi isolate aMixFle1 chromosome 9, aMixFle1.hap1, whole genome shotgun sequence genomic window:
- the LOC142101530 gene encoding olfactomedin-4-like gives MLAFLILILGICQNQANSLIQNSTGSLDDNGVCLCSVILPDSTFPAGRLEILETTTLNLSITIQQEITKIHSYQSILIVYIEKLKNLTIRVEEMEMGGISYTKLEFEMVKLEIKEMEIIILQLKTSLNGSNELVETLYLEIRNISIMVNQLEVYDKNNVLAIRREILALQSRLEACEKNHTKPNPLPPPVDYGACDHGKIVNISKPFVVQLNWLGFSYKYGGWGRDSLPGADQSVQWVAPLNTDARIMNTLRIYSSYNNLLIYAASSEKVFSTKPTSSTTDYTNSGQGAGMIMFNNTMYYNCYNTRNLCKYNRLTNVVERLALTDATYNNRFSYSSSVWQDIDLASDEDGLWVIYSTEAKSGHIIISKLDAISLVVTRTWYTSQFKSGVTNAFMSCGVLYATRTLNTKQEEIFYMYDTKTSEEGFLSIQLDKMMENVQSLSYNPNDHKLYMYNDGYLVTYDLTFMPLQEKES, from the exons ATGTTGGCCTTCCTCATTTTGATCCTGGGCATCTGCCAGAATCAGGCCAACAGTCTG ATTCAAAACTCAACAGGATCTTTGGATGACAATGGGGTCTGTCTCTGCTCCGTCATACTCCCAGACTCCACATTCCCCGCAGGTCGACTGGAGATCCTGGAGACAACCACCCTCAATCTGAGCATCACTATCCAGCAGGAGATCACTAAG ATTCACAGTTATCAGAGTATACTGATTGTGTATATAGAGAAGCTGAAGAACCTGACCATACGTGTGGAGGAGATGGAGATGGGTGGTATCTCTTACACTAAGCTGGAGTTTGAGATGGTGAAGTTGGAGATCAAAGAGATGGAGATTATCATACTGCAGCTGAAAACTTCATTAAACGGCTCCAATGAACTGGTGGAGACTCTGTACCTGGAG ATCCGTAACATTTCCATTATGGTGAACCAGCTGGAGGTTTATGATAAGAACAACGTTCTGGCAATCAGAAGGGAAATATTGGCTCTACAGAGTCGTCTGGAAGCGTGTGAGAAGAACCATACAAAACCAAATCCTCTCCCTCCCCCAGTGGACTATG GTGCATGTGACCATGGAAAAATCGTGAATATCAGCAAACCTTTTGTAGTACAGCTGAACTGGTTGGGATTCAGCTACAAATATGGAGGATGGGGAAGGGATTCATTACCAGGAGCTGATCAGAGTGTTCAATGGGTAGCCCCTCTAAATACAGATGCGAGGATAATGAACACTCTCCGCATCTACTCTTCATATAATAATCTCCTGATCTATGCAGCTTCCTCAGAGAAGGTCTTTTCAACCAAGCCTACAAGTTCTACTACCGATTATACCAATAGTGGACAAGGAGCCGGGATGATTATGTTTAACAATACAATGTACTATAATTGCTACAACACCAGAAACCTCTGCAAATATAACCGGCTGACCAACGTGGTGGAGCGCCTGGCTCTCACTGATGCTACCTATAATAACAGGTTCTCGTACTCATCATCGGTTTGGCAGGACATTGACCTGGCCAGCGATGAAGATGGTCTTTGGGTCATATATTCAACTGAAGCTAAGAGTGGTCACATTATTATTAGTAAACTTGATGCCATTTCTCTTGTAGTGACACGAACCTGGTACACCTCCCAGTTCAAAAGTGGGGTCACTAATGCGTTCATGTCATGTGGGGTTTTATATGCTACTAGAACGCTCAACACCAAACAGGAGGagatattttatatgtatgaCACCAAAACCAGTGAAGAAGGGTTTCTGAGCATCCAATTAGACAAGATGATGGAGAATGTGCAGAGTTTGTCCTACAACCCTAATGATCACAAGCTCTACATGTACAACGACGGGTACCTGGTCACTTATGACCTCACTTTCATGCCTCTCCAAGAAAAGGAGtcttaa